The following nucleotide sequence is from Synechococcus sp. KORDI-52.
CTGATCGATTCGTGATGAACGATCTCCACAAAGGGGGTCACGACCACTGAACCACCGCTCTGCCTCAGGCGCAGGCAGAGATCCACGTCGTTGAACACCACGGCGAGATTTTCATCAAAGCCTTGGATCCGATCGAAATCGCTGCTGCGGAGCATCAGGCAGGCTCCGGTTGCTGCAGTGAACTCCTCCTGCACCAGCAGGGGTGTCAGCGTGGCCAGCACGGGGGGGCTATGCAGGTGTTTGCCGGGCTCCACCACACAGCGCCGCTCTCCCTTCACCAGGGCGACCCCCTGATGCTGGATGCTCCCGTCGGGGTAGTGCAGCTTGGCTCCCACGGCAGTGGTGCCGCGGTAGGCGAAAGAGTCCAGCAGGGCCTGGAGCACCTCGGCGGATCGGAATTCGATGTCGTTGTTCAGCAGCAACAAGTGGCTGCCACGGGCATGGCGGCGGCCGATGTTGTTGAGCCGCGAATAGTTGAACGGTTCGTCCACCCGCACCACGCCCACGTCATCGAGCTGTGCCTGTTCCTCCAGCCAGGCCTTGGTGGCGGCCTCCTCACTGCCGTTGTCGATCAGGATCAGCTCGTAGGCCACAGCTCCGGCACAGCGGCGCAGCGAGGCGACACAGCTTTGGGTGAGATCCACCCGGTCGCGAAATGGGATCAGAACCGACACCAGAACCCTGGGGTCCGCGCGGAGCTGCAGCTGATGGCAGGCGCTCAGCGATTGAGAGGGAGTGAGCTCCCCACCCGGCACCAGGAAGCCTGGGCTGTGCCGCTGGGTGATGGCCAGGATCTCAGCGCTGAGTTCGCCGGACCAGCAGTGGCGGTCGGCCGGGGAGGCAACGTCGGGCACGGTCGGGTTCGCCCGGATGGATCGCTGCAGCAACACCTCCGGGCAGTGGGCAACGGGGTCGCCGCGACGGCAAACCTGCAGCGCCAGATCCAGCAGCAGGGCATGCAACGAACCGGTGGATGCCGGCAGGGTCAGCTGTTGCAGTGTTGACCAGCGGATCGTCACCAGGCCGCCGATGCATCCCCGGCAGAGCAGACGCAAGGGTGTGATCGCTGTCCTGTTCTGGCGATTTCCCGCCGGAATGTCTGGGTCGTCACTCCAGCGCAGGGTTTCATCGCTGGTGAGCAAGACCGCTTCAGGGTGTTGCGCCGCACAGTGGGCCATGCGCATGTCCGCTTGGGGATCCAGCTGATCACTGGCGTGGCAGAAGCTGATCAGGGTGTTGCTTTCTGGGAACGGCGCTCCGATCCATCCAGAGGGATCCTCGAGGGAGGCGTGCCGGATCTGGCCCCACCCTTCCGGTTGTGAGCTGCGGGCCGACGCGGCCTCTGCTTCTTGTCGGGTTGGGTGGAGAACCACCAACACCGTGGCCGCTGAGGGGATGGGCCCATTTGGAGCTGGGTCTGGGATCGGGGGCTGGTAGCGATCGAGATCCATGCCCAGGGGGCGTCGCTGCTGGAAGCGTTGACGGCCGATGCTGCCCAGGTGCTCCAGGGCGCTGAGGGAGCCTTCACGTGCCGCTGGTCTCAACCCATCCCGGTAGGCCTGGAGGTGCACCGGCGGCAGATCCGTGAACAGGCTGCGCTCTCCCAGGGCGATCTCGCCCAGCCGGCCGCTGCTCAGCAGTTGCTTGGTGTCCGTGAGGTCCCGATGGCAGGCCAGAAGATCGACGGGATCCAACCCGCTGTCTTCCGGAGACCACTGGCTCGGGTTGCGCAACAGGGCGATGGGCAGCAAGGAAGGGTCCAGCAGCTCTTGTGGGAGCAAGGGGAGCTGCTGGTGGAGCTGTTGTTGCCAACGCTCGATCTCCTCGGCGCTGGCGCGACCCGACCGCCAGCGCTGCCAGGCCTGGGCATCAAGCGTGCTGTTGTTTTGGCCGCTTGCAGGTTTCACGCCCTGATCGTCGGGGCGTCCAGTCAAGCGGACGCGGCGAGGGCATCGATCTGCTGGGTCAGCAGCTCCCTCGCCTGGGCGGGTGTAGGGGCCCGCATGAGGTCATGACGCAGTCGCGAGGCGCCGGGGAAGCCCGTGCAGGTCCAGCCCATGTGTTTGCGGGCGATCAGCAGCCCATGATCGCCGCGATCCTGCACCAGGCCGTCCAGTTGATCGCGGGCCAGCGCAAGCCGGGCTGACGGCTTGGGCGTGGAGGGGATCGCACGACCGGTCAATGCCGCGTCGATCTGTCCCACCAGCCATGGGGCTCCCATGGTTCCCCGGCCCACCATCACGCCCGCTGCATGGGTCTGATTCAGGCAGCGCAGGGCATCGTCGGGGCTGTTGATGTCGCCATTCGCGATCAGGGGGATGGTGAGGGCTTCTCGGACCTTGGCAATCGCGCTCCAGTCCGCAGCGCCCTTGAAGCCCTGTTCGCGGGTGCGCCCATGCAGGGTGAGCAGTTGTGCACCGGCTTGTTCCAGCTGTTGGCACCAGTGCACGGGATCGGCATCACTGCCGCACCAACCCAGGCGTGTCTTTACGGTGACGGGCACGGCCACGGCGTCTGCCACCGCTTCCACGATCCGGATGGCCAGCTCGGGATCACGGATCAACCCGGAACCCCCACCTTTGCGTGCAATCTTGCGCACAGGGCAGCCCATGTTGATGTCGATCAAGAAGGCACCACTGGCTTCAGCCCGTCGTGCCGCATCGGCCATGGCCTGGGGGCGATGGTCAAACAGTTGCACGCCGATGGGGCCGGATTCCTCGGCGAGCGACTCCACCTTGCAGAGCCCATGCCCCATCTCGAGGCTGGTGGCATTCACCATTTCGGTGAACAGCAGCGCGTCGGGCGCCCAGCGCCGCACCAGGCTGCGAAAGATTCGATCGCTCACCCCTGCCAGCGGCGACTGCAAGACGCGGCAGCGCAGCTGACGCGCGGTCCCATGGCCGGGAAGCTGCAGAGGGGGTGAAGCAATCATGGGTCCATGCTGCACAACGCAATCGACATGCCCTGGCCGCTCAGTCGTTCGTTGCTGTTGCAGATCCTCGAGGACCGCTGCAGCGATCGCTTTGTCTGCGAAAGGATCTGGGAACGTCTGGGTTATCGGCCTGCTGAACCGCAGTGGTGCGCCGGCCCCGAGACGCCGCCGGATTGGGCGGATGCCTTTCCCCAGGCTCCCGAGTTGATCGCCGAGCGTCCAGCCTCGGTTCGATTGACCCGCTCAATTCTCAAGGAACACAAGCAGTTGCTCAAGCAACAGCTCAACTTCGCGGGTTACCGGATCGGTGAGCTGTACCCCCGCCGCACCCGGCGAGCCACAGCCGTGAACTGGCTGTTGGCCTGGCTGGCCCAGCAGGGCGAGCCCCTGCCCGAGCAGGGCCCCCTGGGGCCGGAACTTCCAGCTCCAGCCGATCCAGTGCAGGGGCACCCCGGCGATCTGCCGGTGCGGTGATTCAGGCCTGAATCGTGATCGGCGTCCCCTTTGGAGTGTTGTGGAACAACCAGCGGGCGTGGTTCATCGGCATGCGCACGCAGCCATGGCTGCGGGGCACGCCGAAGGGTTGCCCAGCGTTTTCCTGCCACGGGGCGGCATGGAGGCAGATGGCTTCGTTCGCGCTCACGCACATCGTGAACGGCACCCCTGGAACGGTGTAAGTGCGTCCATACATCGTGGTGGATCGGTACTTCGTATAAACCTTGCTGTTGAAGATCGGTGTTGGGGTTGAGGCTTTGCCGGTGCTGACCGGAATCACACGAACCACCTCCTGTTCGCTGTTGTAAACAGTCAGGCGCTGGTCGGAAAGGTCGACCACAAGGCTGGCAACGAGCTCGAGCATGGCGATGGAGACACACTGATTCCGCCCTAGCCGTCTCGCTTGAGACTCATTTGTCTCGCCCTGAAAGAATTTCGGTTCCGCTGGCGATCGGCACCAGGCTTCGCCGCAGTGGTGCCGGAGCCGGAGCTCCCAAGAGCGCCCGCTTCAGCAGCGCCAGCAGGGCGCGCCATTCCGTCGGCGGTTCACGGTCAACCCAGCAGCCCTGCCGTTGATAGAGCCAATGCTCCAAGGCTTCGCGCTGCTCCGGGGAGGGTTCGTGCCAGGCGAAGCAGATGCGGGACCCCTGCCATGCCATCGGCCGGATTGGAAGCGGTGTTGGTTGTCCGTCCCAGCGCAGGACAGCCTTGCCGGCTGCAGAAGTTGTCGTGCCCGGTTGCAGCTCCAGTTCAGCGCCTTTCTCGCTGATGGCTGAGATGCGGCAGGTCTCTGTCTCAGCTCCTGAATGGCTGATGAATCCTGTTGTTTCCACCGCGAACCAGGGTGTTGGGTCCTCCTGAGGCGGGTCCCAGCAGGCCCGAAGGGCCACCAGGGTTCCCAGCAGGTTCAGCCCACCCCAGACCAGACCCAGCCCCCAGCCCTCTGCGTTCAGCTGCTCGGGTCGGGTCCCTTGGCGCAGAATCCCGATCAGGTTGGCCGCGTTGAGGCCACTCAGCAGCACCAGGGGCAGAGCCAGGGACCAGGTCCAGCCCCCCTGTTGATGCGCTTGGTGCTTGGGGGTGACGCGAAATCCTTTGGGCCGCAGCACAAGAGTGCTCACCAGGGGCACTGTGAGGACCCAACCGGTGAGCTCGCTGAGCAGAGCAGCTCGGCTGCTTCGATTCAGCCAGCCGATGCTGAGCAGAACGGTCCCCCATAGCGGTAGCAGCAGCTCAAGCAGAGCCGCTGCCGAGATTTTGATGGGCACCACCCCAAACAGGCCGATGCACAGGGGCATCAGCATCAGCAGCAGCCTCGGCAGGTTGTTGACCCAATGGATCACGCCTTCCAGATAGGCCAGCCGCACGCCCCAGCTCAGGTTGCGGGCCCGCAGCGGACCCTTGGGCAGTTGCAGGCTCTGCAGGGTTCCACGGGCCCACCGTTGGCGTTGGCGCACGAAATCAAGCATGCGCTCGGCGGCCAGTCCGGCGCTGAGTTTCTGCTGCAGATACAGCAGGCGCCATCCTTTCTCACGCAGGGCAATACCGGTGACGAAGTCTTCGGACAGGGCGTCTTCTGCAAAGCCTCCAATCGATTCGAGGGCCCGACGTCGAACCAGAAATGAGGTGCCTGCACAGACCACGGCGCCCCAGCCGTCCCGCACCGGCTCGATCCAGCGGTAGAAACTCTCTTCATCGGGCAGCATCCAGCGTTCCATGGCCAGGTTGCGCATCACTGGATCGGCGTTGATGCAGTGCTGGGGGGTCTGCACCAGAGCGACCTCAGGATCCATGAGCAGGCCGATCGTGTTCTCGAGGAAGCTCGCCTGGGGAATGAAGTCAGCATCGAAGACGGCAATCAGGTCTCCCTCGCTGATCCGGAGGCCGTCATTCAGATTTCCTGCCTTCGCATTCGCCCGTTCCGGTCGGTGCCGGTAGCGGCATCCCAGGGAACGGGCGAGCTGTTCCACCTCAGTCCGTCCGCTGTCGTCCAGCACCCAAACGGTGGTGTTGGGGTAGCTCTGGCGACGGCAGGCCTTGAGGCTGCGCTCCAGCACCGTGATCGGTTCGCCGTAGGTGGGAACCAGGATGTCCACGCAGGGGCGCCAGGTGCTGGCCAACCAGGCGTGCCGTTGTTGAACGGCCTGCTCGCGCCGGTCGGGATACCTTCGCCAGGCCAGCCAGAGTGGAACGAGGCCTGTCAGCAGCAACCAGCCTTCCGCCATCAGTAAAACCAGGCTGAGCAGCGTGGACAGGGTGGTGTCCAGGTTCAGGCTTGAGGTGCAGCGCCAGTGCAGATAGCGAAGCGTCAGCAGCGTGATCAGCAGGATCAGGCTGCGGCGGGCCCAGATCGGTGATCCCTGCTCAGGGCGTCGTGTCAGCAGCAGAGGCCACAGCAGGAGCAGCAGGCTCATGGACGTTCGGGGCGTCTCTGTAGGGTTAGCGATTGGCCGTTACAACCCTTGGCGCGTCCTGTCGTCGCAATCATCGGACGCCCCAATGTCGGTAAGTCGACCCTGGTGAATCGGTTATGCCGCAGCCGGGAGGCCATTGTCCACGATCAACCCGGTGTGACCCGTGATCGCACCTACCAAGACGGCTACTGGGGGGATCGGGACTTCAAGGTTGTTGATACCGGTGGACTGGTCTTCGACGATGACAGTGAGTTCCTGCCGGAGATCCGGGAGCAGGCGGCTCTCGCTCTTGAGGAAGCCAGTGTGGCCCTGGTGATTGTGGATGGTCAGCAGGGCCTCACGGCGGCTGATGAATCCATCGCTGAATTTCTGCGCAGTCATCGCTGTCCCACGCTTCTGGCGGTGAACAAGTGCGAGTCGCCGGAACAGGGCCTGGCCATGGCCGGCGAATTCTGGAGCCTTGGGCTGGGTGAGCCCCATCCGATTTCGGCCATCCACGGGGCGGGCACCGGAGAACTGCTGGATCAGGTGCTCACCTTCTTCCCTCCGAAGGATCAGGAGGGTGATGAGGAGGAGCCGATACAGATGGCCATCATCGGTCGCCCAAATGTTGGAAAGTCGAGTCTGCTCAATGCCATCTGCGGCGAGCAGCGGGCGATTGTCAGCCCGATCCGCGGCACCACCCGGGACACCATCGACACCAGCATCACCCGTGAAAACCGCCCCTGGCGTCTGGTGGACACCGCGGGCATACGCCGGCGACGCAGCGTGAATTACGGGCCGGAATTCTTTGGCATCAATCGCAGTTTCAAAGCGATCGAACGCAGCGATGTCTGCGTGCTTGTGATCGATGCCTTGGATGGCGTCACAGAGCAGGATCAGCGCCTGGCGGGCCGCATTGAGGAGGACGGCCGGGCCTGTGTGGTCGTCGTCAACAAATGGGATGCCGTTGAAAAGGACAGCCACACCATGACGGCGATGGAAAAGGAGCTGCGTTCCAAGCTCTATTTCCTTGACTGGGCTCCGATGTTGTTCACCTCGGCACTCACGGGCCAGCGGGTGGAGAGCATCTTTGCGTTGGCCGCCCTGGCGGTGGAACAGCACCGCCGCCGCGTCAGCACCTCCGTTGTGAACGAGGTGCTGAAAGAAGCCCTGAGCTGGCGCAGCCCTCCCACCACCCGAGGTGGACGTCAAGGCAAGCTCTATTACGGCACCCAGGTGGCCAGCCGCCCCCCCAGCTTCACCCTGTTCGTCAACGATCCCAAGCTGTTTGGTGAGACCTACCGTCGCTACGTCGAGCGCCAGATCCGCGAAGGCCTTGGCTTCGATGGAAGCCCATTGCGTCTGTTCTGGCGCGGCAAGCAACAGCGCGATGCCGAACGCGACCTGGCCCGTCAGCAGAGTCGCAAAGGCTGATCCATGGACTGGTTGCGCCAGGTCCCCATGGGCCAATACGTCGATGGCTCCTCGGGTTGGCTCCGGCGCTTGGACCCTCGCCTGAAACTGGCCTGGTCCCTGGTTTTTCTGCTCACGCCTGTTCTGGCGGGGCCCCTCTGGCGTGTTGGCCTGGTGGTGGCTCTGGTGCTGATCACCTTCGGCAGTGGTCTGGCCCGGACGCTGTGGTGGCGGTCTGTGCTGGTGCTGACGGCCCTGGCCGTCGTGGTGGGCCTCTTATCGATGCTGTTGCCGGCTGTGGATCCCCCTGCGGCCTTTTCGCTGCGAAATCCGGCCGAGCTTCCGGGGCTCGAGACCGAAGGCCCTACCTGGGATCTGCTGCGTCTCGGCCCGCTTCAGTTGGGCGGTCTCAAACTGGGCCCGCTGGTGGTGGACCGGGCCTCAGCGGTGCTGGGGCTGCGGACGTCGACCCTGATCTTCACGGTGATTCACAGCGTCAATCTGATGCTGATCACGACGCCTCCGGAGGATCTGGTCTGGTCCCTCAATTGGTGTCTGGCGCCTTTGAAGTGGCTGGGATTCCCCGCGGAGCGGCTGGGGTTTCAACTGTTGCTGGCGCTTCGTTTCCTGCCCCTCGTTCAGGAGGAGCTCCAGAACCTGTTGCGCTCCCTCGCCAGCCGTGCCGTCAACCTCCGCCAGCTGGGCTTCAAGGCTGGCTTCGGCCTGGTGCTGGCGGTTGGAGAGCGGCTGCTGGCCAATATTCTCCTGAGAGCTGAACAGGGCGCCGATGCTCTGGTGGCCCGTGGTGGACGGATTCTGGCTCCGTCGTATTTCCGTATGCCTCCTGAACGACCTGCGCCCCTGCTGAACGCCCTGGCGATCGTCGCCTTGATGGTGGTGATCGGGCTGCGTGGTCAGTACGGTGCTCTATGACATCTGATGACGGCATGGCGTCCGAGCGATATCTGAATCACCCCACCTTCGGGATGCTCTATCGCGTGGCTCCTGCAGGGGAAGGTCGTGATGTTTACGCCACGTTGTACGCCCAGAGAATGTTTTTCCTGGTGACCCTGCAGCCCCGTGGCGCCCAGTTTGAGGTGATCCCCTACGGCGACGCCCGTCACCACGCTGAGGTTCACCTGGGCCGTTGCCGGCGGGATCGAGCGGACGACCTCGACTCTTGGAGCCAGCTCTTCGATCAGACGTTCATCTGAACCCTTGAACGATTCCTTCGCTGCGCGTTGGCAGGCGCTTCATCTTGACCGCCCTTGCTCCGCGAAACTTTTGGCGGTGAGCAAGGGACACCCAGCCGCTTCCTTGCGTTGCGTGGCCAAGTTTGGACAGCGTGACTTCGGCGAGAGCCGCCTCCAGGAGGCTCTGGCGAAGCAGAAGGAGCTCGTCGATCTGAAGTTGCGCTGGCATTTCATCGGTCGCCTGCAGAGCAACAAAGTTCGGCCCGTGGTGAAGGCCTTTGATGTCATCCACTCCGTTGATTCCTTACCGTTGGCCGAACGGGTGTCGCGCATCGCCCTGGAGGAGGCCCGGAAGCCCGAAGTGCTGCTTCAGGTGAAACTCCGCCCCGATCCCAACAAAGGGGGCTTGTCGGCAGACGAACTCAGTGCCATTTGGTCAGACCTGCAAGCTCTGCCGGGATTGCGGATTTCCGGTCTGATGACCATGGCGCCGCTCCACATGGCCGTCCAGCAGCGCAAGGCGTTGTTTTCCGACTGCCGTGCCCTGGCGGATCAGCTTGCGTTGGCGGAGTGCTCCATGGGGATGAGCATGGACTGGCAGGAGGCGGCAAACGCTGGAAGCACCTGGCTCAGGATCGGCTCGGCACTGTTCGGCCCGAGATTGGTGTCAACAGAAGCTGCGAATTGACTTGCCCCGCCGCAGCGAAAACGGTATCCAGGGACATGGTTTTCGAACCACATTCAGACCGAGAGGAATCCCAAGGTGTCGCTGATCTCCCGTCTCCGTGCTGTCGTTGCTGGCGATGACTATCTCGATGGCGAATTGGATGACTTCGCTTACGACGACGAGCAAGACGAGCAGGACCAACGCGCCACGCAAGCCGATGGCGGTGCACTGGCCACCATCGGCGACAGCAATCCGTTCGAGCTCGGTGGT
It contains:
- a CDS encoding PipX family protein; translation: MASERYLNHPTFGMLYRVAPAGEGRDVYATLYAQRMFFLVTLQPRGAQFEVIPYGDARHHAEVHLGRCRRDRADDLDSWSQLFDQTFI
- a CDS encoding energy-coupling factor transporter transmembrane protein EcfT, with amino-acid sequence MDWLRQVPMGQYVDGSSGWLRRLDPRLKLAWSLVFLLTPVLAGPLWRVGLVVALVLITFGSGLARTLWWRSVLVLTALAVVVGLLSMLLPAVDPPAAFSLRNPAELPGLETEGPTWDLLRLGPLQLGGLKLGPLVVDRASAVLGLRTSTLIFTVIHSVNLMLITTPPEDLVWSLNWCLAPLKWLGFPAERLGFQLLLALRFLPLVQEELQNLLRSLASRAVNLRQLGFKAGFGLVLAVGERLLANILLRAEQGADALVARGGRILAPSYFRMPPERPAPLLNALAIVALMVVIGLRGQYGAL
- a CDS encoding rhamnan synthesis F family protein, producing the protein MTGRPDDQGVKPASGQNNSTLDAQAWQRWRSGRASAEEIERWQQQLHQQLPLLPQELLDPSLLPIALLRNPSQWSPEDSGLDPVDLLACHRDLTDTKQLLSSGRLGEIALGERSLFTDLPPVHLQAYRDGLRPAAREGSLSALEHLGSIGRQRFQQRRPLGMDLDRYQPPIPDPAPNGPIPSAATVLVVLHPTRQEAEAASARSSQPEGWGQIRHASLEDPSGWIGAPFPESNTLISFCHASDQLDPQADMRMAHCAAQHPEAVLLTSDETLRWSDDPDIPAGNRQNRTAITPLRLLCRGCIGGLVTIRWSTLQQLTLPASTGSLHALLLDLALQVCRRGDPVAHCPEVLLQRSIRANPTVPDVASPADRHCWSGELSAEILAITQRHSPGFLVPGGELTPSQSLSACHQLQLRADPRVLVSVLIPFRDRVDLTQSCVASLRRCAGAVAYELILIDNGSEEAATKAWLEEQAQLDDVGVVRVDEPFNYSRLNNIGRRHARGSHLLLLNNDIEFRSAEVLQALLDSFAYRGTTAVGAKLHYPDGSIQHQGVALVKGERRCVVEPGKHLHSPPVLATLTPLLVQEEFTAATGACLMLRSSDFDRIQGFDENLAVVFNDVDLCLRLRQSGGSVVVTPFVEIVHHESISRGKDREGAALARHQRESGQLRAKHAGLFAAGDPLTSQRIHPHSNRYQPREPAPRSKGPVDDAVLMHWRDPNFQPSRQRPIVVLAHFSADNRFRDDLFPLIDEYRRFADVIVVSSASGLRWHPRTLHRLRQRCAAIVIRRNQGYDFGSWNAALNLYRQDIDQAAFLVLTNDSFWGPITPLDDLFQRMHASTADVIGLTDDLMYEPHLSSAFTAYKPAALKCQAFNRFWESLQIWPRKRDLVKQCEVGLPVQLRAAELKLESLYTHNANGNVLHYDWKHLIEERGFPFLKVSLLRDNPTRQPVDSWREVIGQRNPQLAASIERQLRPKPELKRLLERLRRRLNVSDRKGSRAVIAPTSPR
- a CDS encoding DUF1823 family protein; amino-acid sequence: MLHNAIDMPWPLSRSLLLQILEDRCSDRFVCERIWERLGYRPAEPQWCAGPETPPDWADAFPQAPELIAERPASVRLTRSILKEHKQLLKQQLNFAGYRIGELYPRRTRRATAVNWLLAWLAQQGEPLPEQGPLGPELPAPADPVQGHPGDLPVR
- a CDS encoding glycosyltransferase — encoded protein: MSLLLLLWPLLLTRRPEQGSPIWARRSLILLITLLTLRYLHWRCTSSLNLDTTLSTLLSLVLLMAEGWLLLTGLVPLWLAWRRYPDRREQAVQQRHAWLASTWRPCVDILVPTYGEPITVLERSLKACRRQSYPNTTVWVLDDSGRTEVEQLARSLGCRYRHRPERANAKAGNLNDGLRISEGDLIAVFDADFIPQASFLENTIGLLMDPEVALVQTPQHCINADPVMRNLAMERWMLPDEESFYRWIEPVRDGWGAVVCAGTSFLVRRRALESIGGFAEDALSEDFVTGIALREKGWRLLYLQQKLSAGLAAERMLDFVRQRQRWARGTLQSLQLPKGPLRARNLSWGVRLAYLEGVIHWVNNLPRLLLMLMPLCIGLFGVVPIKISAAALLELLLPLWGTVLLSIGWLNRSSRAALLSELTGWVLTVPLVSTLVLRPKGFRVTPKHQAHQQGGWTWSLALPLVLLSGLNAANLIGILRQGTRPEQLNAEGWGLGLVWGGLNLLGTLVALRACWDPPQEDPTPWFAVETTGFISHSGAETETCRISAISEKGAELELQPGTTTSAAGKAVLRWDGQPTPLPIRPMAWQGSRICFAWHEPSPEQREALEHWLYQRQGCWVDREPPTEWRALLALLKRALLGAPAPAPLRRSLVPIASGTEILSGRDK
- the dusB gene encoding tRNA dihydrouridine synthase DusB, translated to MIASPPLQLPGHGTARQLRCRVLQSPLAGVSDRIFRSLVRRWAPDALLFTEMVNATSLEMGHGLCKVESLAEESGPIGVQLFDHRPQAMADAARRAEASGAFLIDINMGCPVRKIARKGGGSGLIRDPELAIRIVEAVADAVAVPVTVKTRLGWCGSDADPVHWCQQLEQAGAQLLTLHGRTREQGFKGAADWSAIAKVREALTIPLIANGDINSPDDALRCLNQTHAAGVMVGRGTMGAPWLVGQIDAALTGRAIPSTPKPSARLALARDQLDGLVQDRGDHGLLIARKHMGWTCTGFPGASRLRHDLMRAPTPAQARELLTQQIDALAASA
- the der gene encoding ribosome biogenesis GTPase Der, producing MARPVVAIIGRPNVGKSTLVNRLCRSREAIVHDQPGVTRDRTYQDGYWGDRDFKVVDTGGLVFDDDSEFLPEIREQAALALEEASVALVIVDGQQGLTAADESIAEFLRSHRCPTLLAVNKCESPEQGLAMAGEFWSLGLGEPHPISAIHGAGTGELLDQVLTFFPPKDQEGDEEEPIQMAIIGRPNVGKSSLLNAICGEQRAIVSPIRGTTRDTIDTSITRENRPWRLVDTAGIRRRRSVNYGPEFFGINRSFKAIERSDVCVLVIDALDGVTEQDQRLAGRIEEDGRACVVVVNKWDAVEKDSHTMTAMEKELRSKLYFLDWAPMLFTSALTGQRVESIFALAALAVEQHRRRVSTSVVNEVLKEALSWRSPPTTRGGRQGKLYYGTQVASRPPSFTLFVNDPKLFGETYRRYVERQIREGLGFDGSPLRLFWRGKQQRDAERDLARQQSRKG
- a CDS encoding L,D-transpeptidase, whose protein sequence is MLELVASLVVDLSDQRLTVYNSEQEVVRVIPVSTGKASTPTPIFNSKVYTKYRSTTMYGRTYTVPGVPFTMCVSANEAICLHAAPWQENAGQPFGVPRSHGCVRMPMNHARWLFHNTPKGTPITIQA
- a CDS encoding YggS family pyridoxal phosphate-dependent enzyme, whose translation is MNDSFAARWQALHLDRPCSAKLLAVSKGHPAASLRCVAKFGQRDFGESRLQEALAKQKELVDLKLRWHFIGRLQSNKVRPVVKAFDVIHSVDSLPLAERVSRIALEEARKPEVLLQVKLRPDPNKGGLSADELSAIWSDLQALPGLRISGLMTMAPLHMAVQQRKALFSDCRALADQLALAECSMGMSMDWQEAANAGSTWLRIGSALFGPRLVSTEAAN